Below is a genomic region from Helianthus annuus cultivar XRQ/B chromosome 2, HanXRQr2.0-SUNRISE, whole genome shotgun sequence.
atgatgatagaacattgacatcggggcatcctgcggatacgcaacggttacctagtgttcggtattggaaaaacagtttagtcgctaacttttggggtagctccccagggcatgtataaacggataaattaaccggtgaaacaagtttttggtaattaaaactggacaactagtgaactcactcagcattattgttgactccttactgcatgctttgcaggtaaccaatgattcaggagctgctacttggggaagggtagtgttcgtcaaacccgtgtgttgggataactgttttgatcaatgaactgtctttaaaactattttggtttatgcttccgctgttttgttaaactaattaccgaatctaaactctaatgttgttaattacttcggattttaaatatttctactattaattaaatgctcagtataattggtggctggatcctggtcagtcacgccctcgaagcgggtgttatccgcaggtggattttgggggtgtgacatgaagcGACAGCCACCTCAGACTGCAGCACGACAGTGACATGCGTCAAAAGTCAAATCTCACCAAAGCATAGAAATCGATAAAGGAAACTTCTCCTTGAATAAATCCCAACAAAAATCTTCCATACGCGTGCGCCAAAACCATGCACTTTTTTAGCTCTATTCTGTACGCCGAAGCCCATGCGCTTTTTTGGCTCAATTCTATACGCCAAAACCCATGCGCTTTTTTGGCTCACTCTTGTACGCCAAAGCCTTGCGCTTTTATGGCTCAATTCTGTATGCTGAAACCCATGCACTTTTTTGGCTCACGTTTGTACGCTGAAGCCCATGCACTTTTTTGGCTCACTTTTGTACGCCGAAGCCCATGCGCTATTTTGGCTCAATCCTTTACGCCAACTCCAAACGTGGTTTTGGCTCAATCCTGTACGCCAAACCCACGCGCCTTTTGGCTTACATAACAATTACTCCCACACAATCTGAAATTTTTCTGAGTCCAGAATCCCTCCCAACTGATAAACTCATATGGGAGCCACACTgaactgggggacttgaaggggtatggtcccaaataaCAAGTGAACACATGTCAAAGGGACCACACCACACTCCAAGCTGGCGTCCACATCACACGAGCGCATCCAGAAGGTTATAGAACCTTCTGGAAGAAACCACCCGGTGACAAGGAAGATGCTCCTGTAGATAAAAAGGACAACTGGTGGCACCAATAGCTAGATGTCAGCAACGCTTGCAGGATCCTTGGAGGACAGGCCGACAGCCAGTATAAGCGAGTGCTCGGCTAGATTGAATAACAGCTCGCCATGTCACCTCAGGAACTGACAAACGTAAGTGGGGACATAAAGGATATTCCTCCTGGTTTTTAGTAAACACCGTGGGAAATGGGTTTATATATGTGAAGCACGCATACACACGTCATCAAAATGTGGATATAGGACATCTATATTTGTTACATACAATACCATCCAAATGAATTGTTCTTCCTTTACTAGAAGCCAACTTACAATTGGATGTAGATCACTTATTCTTTCATCTTGACGTGGAAAACATCCAACAAAGACTTTGAAAACTCATTTTCTACCATTTTCTTAGTTGGTTTTAAAAGTCGATCATCGGTTTGAATAATATGCTTTTGACATCatagaattaaaatgaaaacaatacTTCTAAGTCCCACCACATTTATAGGGTCAATCACCAAAAACCATAAACCTCAATATTCTAGTAGTAATGTGATATCTATTTACTCGAATGATTATTCACAATAAAATAATTTGAATATGGATTTAGATCATTTTTTCTTTGATCTTGACTTAAATAGGGGTAAGataaaataaaaagtttattttgcctagGTAGGATGAGAAtgaatcttaaccattcatttttcaaatcaatggttaagatgaaagtgtTGGAGAAATGAGAAGTGCAAGGGTATCTTGGGAAAATCATATTTgtggattttctctctccacatgcaagacacatgcatatttcacccccattttttaaagagtaaattgccattttagtccctgagttttgtccaaatttgccattttagtccaaatagttttttttttttttgcctctgagtccctgacttttcccttttgttgccattttgatcacatacactaactccatccaaaaactccatctttaaccaggggtattttggggattttcattttaaatattttcaattgccattttgatccaattcaaaaaaatcaaaaaaattccaaaaaatcaaaagaattccaaaaaattctaaaaaataataaaaattctaaaaaatcataaaaattctaaaaaaatacaaaaaatccgtttcggcgcgaaccgtttcgaacccgaaccgtttcgagctgaaccgtttcgacgcgaaccgtttcgacccgaaccgtttcgacccgaaccgtttcgatccgaaccgtttcgagctgagccgtttcgacgcgaaccgtttcgacccgtactgtttcgactcgaaccgtttcgagctgaaccgtttcgacgcgaaccgtttcgacccgtaccgtttcgagctaaaccgtttcgacgcgaaccgtttcgacccgtaccgtttagaactgaaccgttttgacccgtaccgtttcgaggcacggttcgggtcgaaacggtacgggccgaaacgcttcgcgtcgaaacggttcagctcgaaacggttcagctcgaaacggttcggttcgaaacggttcagctagaaacggttcggctcaaaacggttcagctcgaaatggttcggctcgaaacagttcagttcgaaacggttcagctcgaaacggttcagctcgaaacagttcgcgtcgaaacggttcagctcgaaacggtacgggtcgaaacggttcgcgtcgaaacggttcagctcaaaACGGTtggggtcgaaacggtacgggtcgaaacgattcgcgtcgaaacggttcagctcgaaacggttcgggtcgaaacggtacgggtcaaaacggttcgcgtcgaaacgttTCAGCTctaaacggttcgggtcgaaacggtacgggtcgaaacggttcgcgtcgaaacggttcagctcgaaacggttcgggttcgaaatggttcgcgccgaaacggattttttggattttttagaattttttagaatttttatgattttttagaattttttggaatttttttggttttttggaattttttttattttttggaattggatcaaaatggcaattgaaaacatttaaaatgaaaattcctaaaatacccctggttaaagatggagtttttggattgagttagtatatgtgatcaaaatggcaacaaaagggaaaagtcaaggacccagaggcaaaaaaataactatttggactaaaatggcaaatttagacaaaactcggggactaaaatggcaatttactcttttttaaatgttcataacttttttttacgacattattttttcataaaaatttcacaataaaatcgagcgtctttttatttttaatttgaataccatattgctatataaaatataaagactaaaaaaaacccactaatatgtgttgtatttctatgttgtgtAACATTTTTTtgctggatttttgtactatatttttgtcctgaatttttttgtcttaatttttatttctcaattttttgtgcttgaattttttgtactacattttttgttgaatttttcgtgctatattttttgtactgtatttttttgtgctatattttttgtactgtatttttttgtgctatattttttgtactacattttttgtgctatatttttttgtactagattttttgtgctagatttttttgtactagattttttaatgtatttttaaaaaacaaaatggatgccacatgtcattttcactcctatttataaggaccaaaatgccgTTCATTCCTACTTAGTAGGAGTGTCACATATTATCATCACAATCATTCTTAGACTACTGAGACAAAATCCACCTTTTAGTGGACTTCCAAAGAATAACACTCCaacaaagactttgaaaattcttTTTTTCCACAGAAAGAGACGGGTCTCTAATTTATTATATATCATCTTTCGCTCCTTAAAGTATGATACTCATATTGCAGAACTAATATGAAAAGTATACCACTTCATCAACTATTTCTACTTCCGATCATGAGATCTTCCATGTTCCTTACCATTGCACTAGTCTTAACCTCTTTCTCTAATCTTTCACTTGCAACTGCTGAAGAAGTTTCAAATCTACGGATTACTAATGAAGCATCTTCTCTTCTGAAATGGAAATCTAGCCTTGATAAACAAAGCCAATCATTTCTTTCTTCATGGGTTGGAAGCAACCCATGCTATGATTGGATAGGAATTGGTTGTAGTAACACTACAACAGATGGAGAAAATGTTGTAACAAGCATCCGACTATCGAATTCAAGCTTAAGAGGTACACTTGGTGATCTTGATTCTTTATCTTTACGTAATCTTGAATCCTTGGATCTTTCACTTAACTCGCTCTCGGGCATCATTCCTCAAAGAATTGGGAATCTGAATTCTGTTAAATTCCTTAATCTTTCTTGTAATCAACTTACTGGACTCATTCCTTCCTCTATAGGAAATTTAACCAATCTCCACTATCTTTATCTGGATAACAATACTCTTTCTGGGTCCATCCCATCTGAACTTGGCCGGGCTCGGGATCTCATAGATCTCACGCTTAGCAAAAACCTGTTAAATGGTACCATTCCATTTTCGTTCATAAACTTTAGTAGGATAGAAAGGATAGAAATCAATGATAACAATATATCCGGCTCGATTCCTGAATATTTTGCAAACTATACTCATCTTGAACGGTTGAACTTGGGTAAGAACAATTTTAGTGGTGTCATACCATCTGAACTTGGAAAGAGATCAGCCCTTGTTCACTTGAAATTGTTCATGAATAATCTTATAGGTCCCATTCCTAGGGATATGAATCTAACCAAGATGGAAGTGTTTGCAGTAAGTAGAAACATGCTCTCTGGTCAGTTACCACACAATATATGTGTTTCTGGACGACTTACACAATTATGCGCGTGCTACAATCGCTTCTCAGGGTCTGTACCGAAAAGCGTAAAAAACTGTAGCAGCTTGGTTAGAGTTCGCCTTCAAAATAACCAACTGACTGGAAACATTTCTGATGATTTTGGGATATACCAGGAGTTGGATTATATAAATTTGAGCTACAACAAATTGTATGGTGAGGTGTCTAGTAATTGGGGTTTTTGTCCTAAGTTAACTAGCTTACAGATATCAAACAACAATCTGTCAGGAAAATTACCAATAGAGCTAGGAAGAGCAACAGGATTAGGCGAGCTTTATCTCTCATCAAATCATTTAGTTGGTAAAATCCCAAAAAGCCTTGAAAGATTAAGTTCATTGATGAAGTTGTACTTGGACGATAATTCGTTATCAGGTACAATTCCTTCGGAATTGGGAAGTTTGGACAACTTGGAAGTCCTTAACTTGGCAAAAAATTCTTTTACTGGCCTGATCCAAGAAAAGCTAGGAGAGTGCTTAAAGTTAAGGAGTTTGAATCTAAGCGGTAATAGATTTGAGGGAGTTATTCCTGTACATCTTTCCAAGTTGGACAAGTTAGAATTTCTTGATCTTAGTGAAAATAGTTTGATTGGGTATCTACCACCACAACTTGGAGGTCTAAAGGCACTAGAAACAATGAACCTCTCCCACAATAGCCTCATAGGCTCAATTCCAGCAACTTTTATTCAGATGTTAAGCTTAACCACAGTTGATATATCTTTCAACCAGCTAGAGGGCCCACTTCCAAGTATGCGCGCATTCGAAGAGGCTCCAATGGAGGCACTTAGGAATAACAAGCTGTTATGTGGATACAACACAGGGTTGGACTGTCGAGTGGAACGAAGAAATCAAGATAATGAAAACAAGTTTCTGAAGGTGATGCTTACAATAGTAGTTCCATCTTTGGGATGCATGTTGCTGTTGGTTGTCATTATATCTAGCATATTCTTTTATCTCCATAAAAGAAATCCAAATGGTACTAGTAGGCCACAAGAGATAGAAGCAAAGCCTTTTACAATCTGGAGCTATGATGGGAAAATGGTCTATGAGAACATCATTAATGCAATAGATGACTTTGACCCCAAGCATATTGTTGGGGTTGGTGGATTTGGAACTGTTTATAAAGCAGAGTTGTTATCAGAAGTATTTGCTGTGAAAAAATTCCATGCATCAGAAGATGACAAGATGCATAATTTCAAGAGTTTTGAAGCCGAGATACGAACATTGACCGAAATACGTCATCAAAACATTGTAAAGCTATATGGATTTTGTTTACATCCACGACACTCGTTTTTGGTATATGAGTTCTTGGTAGGAGGAAGCTTAAGGATGGTACTCAATGACATGAAACGCGCTGTTGAATTTGATTGGGAAAAACGGTTGATGGTTGTTAATGGCGTTGCAAATGCATTGTCTTATATGCACCATGATTGTTCACAACCGATTATCCACAGGGACTTGTCAAGCAACAATGTTTTACTGGATTCCGACTGGGTTGCTCATGTATCTGATTTTGGCACAGCAAGGGTATTAGATCAAGACTCATCAAACTGGACTTCATTTGCCGGAACAGTTGGTTATGTTGCTCCAGGTACTCTTAAATTACTATGAGTAACTATTTAAACATATATTTGAAACAAATAGTAACTAATTAGTGAACATTTATGTGCAGAACTAGCATATACAATGGAAGTGAGTGAGAAATGTGATGTTTACAGCTTTGGGGTACTAGCACTAGAAGTTATAATGGGTAAGCATCCAGGAGATTTTCTCACGGTCTCACCTGACATGAAAGGCACATCTTTTATTGAAATTTTAGACCAACGCTTACCTTCACCGTCGGAACAATTAGCTAAACAATTGGAATTACTCGTTGAGGTTGCACTCTCATGCCTACAAAAGAATCCTCACTCTAGGCCATCAATGCGGGAAGTTTCTCTTGGCTTGTCAGTCTAGACTGGTGCTGCTAAAAGGATCTCCTGAACCTTGGAGAAGATTGTTTTCTTGagatattgataactacatatcTACTTATGTTTTAGATGATGATTTACAATAAACTAAATCTACTTATTGTTACTACATATATATAGTTATATTTTAGATGATGACAGTAAACTACATATCAACTTATGTTATAGATGATTTGATGCAATTTTTTTTCTAGATTTAATGCAATTTAAGTTTCATTTTAATAAAGTCAACTTTTGTGAGGGGTATAAAACCATTTTTTTAAGAACTTTGTTTTGAAGACCGTAAAATAGAGTAACACACATGAATTCTAACAAGTTCAACATGTCGGTAGTATTAGACATATAATTAAACTTaattatgttattatgtgtgtattagtTTATAACTTATAATTCCGATAGATATGATATGATAGCTTATGATGGGGATGATAAGCGGGTATATTCAAACTGTTATAAGCAGTTATTCCCGCCAAGATGGAACCGCCAAAACATCACTCATATAATTAAACTTaattatgttattatgtgtgtattagtTTATAACTTATAATTCCGATAGATAGATATGATAGcttatgatggtgatgataagCGGGTATATTCAAACTGCTATAAGCAGTTATTCCCGCCAAGATGGAACCGCCAAAACatcactcatatatatatatgcaaTGTCTGGCAAACTGTTCCGACACCAAGACAATTTCATTTCTTCAGAATTGTTCATTTCATTTCCTTCGTTTTCTCTGTTTGTTTATCATTCTTGCATAACGATTTCCCATTCATCATGAATACTGAATCATGTTTATCGATTAACTCCGCTGCAAACATAACTGAGatccaacaaagtggtatcagagccacggtcTCAAGAAAGGAAGAAATTCAACCAACATCCACGACAATGCCCTGTCAACATTGTCTCGATGAGAAATATGAAAAAGAAAGGAGACTTCCTCGTGTGAGGCTATGCTATTATTGCCACCAGCCCGGCCAACAAATATATTCATGCAAATCGAAAGAAAAATGAGGAAGCCACTCAATTGATCAATCAAGCGGTTAACGCCGGAATTCAGAATCAAAAGGGTGAAGCGGTCTGCCGTGAAGAAATGATTGTTACTGGAATAGTGGGTGGCCAGTGGGGCGATATATGGTATGTAAGTTCTGAATTTCCACATCACTATGCCGGAAATTTGAATGCATTTAAACGTATAAAACATTTGGTTGGGGTGGAAACCAAATAAGGGGAAAGTGATTTCTTGTTCATTCCCGGAATGTGTTGAGTATGAATCAACTAAGCTTGCAAGGGTATGCGGTTAATAAAACCGGTGACAATTGCAAGATCTTTCCGATGTTTTCTGCACCGGTTATTGAACATGGTGAATGATATGAATGGTATGACCAAAGAGGAGGAATTAGGATTAAAAGAAAAACAGAGGGTGATGGAATTAAATGATGTGAATTAGAAATACAAAGAAAATTATCTTGATTCCTATTTGAGGATCTAAACATATCCTCTCAAGAACCCGACTAGAGTATGATGATCATACGTGCAATGGAATTTCACGATTTCACCGACTGTAAATCGTTACTAGAGATGATGAAAGATAGTAAATTTGTGTTTAAGTACAAACACGAATTGGAAAGGAAATTTGAAGAGATGTTGATGTGGTTCATTACCGTCAAACTGGGAATTTCCACAAGGCCTATTACCCCTTACGCGGCTGATAACAAGAGTGTGGATCTGCTGGGTTTGTATATGGTGGTTGAACGCGATGGTGGCTACCGGAATGTCACCAATAATTACATGTGACCGGTAATCGCGAAAGACATGGGATACGAGTATCATGACGGCGAGTTCATGAGAATCATTTACGCAATGTATCTCGATGTATTGGTGTATTATTACAGGTTCAAGAAGGTACAAGAGAAGGTGATCGACAAAGAAATGATAAGGGAAGGTGAAAGCTCATCGGTCGGTTGCCATGAAAGAAGGATGAGTGCTGATGCTGTACAAGACGAAGCAGCTATGGAACATTATGCCTTATATGCTGGGAATGACTGGGAAGGAGCCTGGAAGATGCAAAAGAAACGTCGGAGATTTGATTTCAAGCAGGCGATGAAGGCCGTCGATGAAGCAATCAAAGTGTGCTCCAGTATGTAGCCACACACAATCAAATTTAGGGGAAAGTATTAGACATATAATTAAACTTaattatgttattatgtgtgtattagtTTATAACTTATAATTCCGATAGATATGATAGcttatgatggtgatgataagCGTGTATATTCAAACTGCTATAAGCAGTTATTCCCGCCAAGATGCAACCGCCAAAACATCACtcatatatatatgtaatgtTCGGCAAACTATTCCGGCACCAAGACAATTTCGTTTCTTCAGAATTGTCCATTTCATTTCCTTggttttctttgtttgtttatcattCTTGCATAACGATTTCCCATTCATCATGAATACTGAATCATGTTTATCGATTAACTCCGCGATTAACTCCGCTGCAAACATAACTGAGATCCAACAGGTAGTACAACTATTTCTTTGGCTATTGTACCTGCAAAGAGATATGAAATCTATATATGAGTAGAGATGTAAATCTATTTCAAGAAACCATGTCGAACATGCGGCCTCAACCATTCTCCATCTTCCTCTTATTGTGCTATATTTATTTACTTTGTAATTTGAATCTAGTCTAGTTTTATTGTGTTTATCTCCTTCTCTTATTGTGTTTATTATATTATGAATGGTATCATCCAAcaagtttaaaaaaataatatccATTCGTGAATTTTCCATACGGCTAACTTTCGATTCAAACAAGTTATACGTCAAGACAGTTTCCTGTCATGTGTAATTATGTGCGGTATCCAAATCAACACATCCGCCAATCAAACATATATGCAAATAAACTTTTCAGCTTAATATCATTAATCAAAAACACATTTACAATGTCTGGATCTAACACACATTATGAGAGGATTTGACTTTGAGAGATCTGGAAAAGTTGTGAGTGATAGTAAATGATTGGATATATATTGTTGCAAGTTCCAATCACTAAGGATTTTGCTTAACGAATGAGTCCAATCGCTAGCCATGGACTCAATCGTTTACATCCCCAAACGATTGAGTCCCCAATCACTTACTTTAAATCACCAAGTTAACACATATGTAACATTATATTTCTGGTTACATATGTGACATACAACCAAACCAAGCTATTCTAGACTCGTTTTCACACCCTAACACATAAAAGCCGACTACCTACCAACGATAGACATCAAAATGCATCTACAAACTCCCCTTTGGATATAGCCGGTAGTCAAAGTCTTCGATCTTCATTTTGGATATAGCCGGTAGTCAAAGTCTTCGATCTTCATTTCCATTTGCTTCTACTGTGTATCTTGAAAGCAAAACATACACGAATGACATGCTGGAACTTCAAAGCTTGATCTGTATCCCTTGTCTGATCAAATATCGGCATTTTGTATAATCTTTTAATGTTCTTCTCTAATAATTTCACCAACTACATAGGATTGAAGATCCTAGCAGTTTGGTTTCCATCCTTCAAAACAATCACAGCTTCACCCATTCTAGAATCATAATACCACCACTTTAGTGATTGACAAAAGTCATGTTCTATCTTCTTGAACAATAACTTCTTCATTTATACGAACGCTTCGTTACCACCTCCGACTTCTCACCTGCGAATTTTTGGTTATCGGGTGAACTTTCAACTTTGATATAAATCTCTTCGGACGTTGAGGCTTGATGTTGATATACTTCATCCAACGTTAATATTTCAGTTGTTGCTCGAAGTATTCCGCCATTCTGTAATTTCCCATAAATAAGATTTTTCTTCGACAACGTACGCACATCCCATTTAGATAGACTTTTGAAATTGTGCAGACACTTGAAATACTGAATGCAATCAACACGCTTCACCACATAACACCTATAATCATCTAAGTATGCCCAGCTAATAATCTCACTAACCGGTAATTTCTTTGACTTTGCTGAATAGTGACACTTTTGAACGACCAGTTTTAGTTCTAGCTGGTGGCTTGCAGTTTTCTCTAAACTTTTTCAACCATTTTCTTTTGAACTTCCTCAACTTTGACATTTCTTAATTCTCTTCGACCATCTTCTCtggtttttgagttttcaaagtTTCCCAGCATCACTAAACATATTGATATTTAAACTAAATATAGGGGTCATTAGGTAAATAGTAGATAGTTTATATTGTAATTATATTAGTTAGCAAGTACGAGGACTAGATGCGACACATTGGAAGATTGTAACCTACACTTAATCAAGGGACGCCTCTCTTCGAGACGTACCTGTTGTTAGGGTTTTGCTATATGAAAAATGTGCCCATCCCACATCGGTGCAAGGATGAAAGCTTGGGAGGACTCCAAGCTTATAAAAGGAGTCCAAGGCTTTGGTTTCAAAGTGCCCCAACCAAAAATACACTTGAAGTGTTTggttctttctttcttttctagTTCTCTTGTCTTAGAGTGTAGAAAGTTTGTTTAGTTAAACGCTTCGGAGAAGTGTGGGTGTAATTGGGTGGGGGTGGCTTCATAGATTAGTCTATGTGATTGTAACAATTTGTCGCATAGTGGATCTTTCTCTCTGGAGGCCCGTGGTTTTTCTCCGGTTTTGGAGTTTCCACGTATATTCTTGTGTTCAGTTATATTTCTCTATTGTTTGCTTTGGGAGGGTTGTTGGGGATTCTTGAGACCGCTTGtttcctaacaagtggtatcagagctccagGTTTTTGGGGGAGATCTTGGTTTAGAAGGTTCGTAGTATGCTCTGTGGTTGCAGCTTAGTCTGATCTTCCACATCAGAAACGGATTTTCTTGGAGGGTGTCCTGGTATTTTAAAGGTTCGTAGTATGCTCTGTGGTTGCAGCTTAGTCTAATCTTCCACATCAGAAATGATTCGGTTGTCTCGGTTGACTGTTTGTATACGATAGAATTTTACGCGAGCCGGATATACGCATTTTGTCTTGGGAAGGTTCTGGCTAGGAAAGACTTGGTACTTAAGTGTGTCCATTGTGACCCACCTCTCTTTCCTGGGAATCCTTTGTTGGGTGTACTGCTTATAGGCTTGGGTGTATATTTTCTAGTATACAATATTGTTTTTGAAGATACAGATACGATGTCGAAATACAGTCCCATGAGGTTCGACGTAGAGAAATATGATGGAAGAATCAACTTTGGTTTGTGGCAAGTTCAAGTCAAGGATGTGTTGATTCAATCTGGGTTACACAAGGCGTTGAGGGGGAAACCGACCCCTGTTTCAAGCAAGGATTCAAGCGGAACCAGTAAAGACGATGATGAAGAATGGGAAGATTTAGATTTGAGAGCGGCAAGTGCGATTCGTTTGTGTCTAGCAAAGAATGTTCTTGCAAATGTGCATGGGATATCAACTGCAAAGGATTTGTGGGAGAAGCTTGAGCAGTTGTATCAAGGCAAAGGCATCTCAAATCGGTTGTATCTCAAGGAACAGTTTCATACCCTTCGTATGGATGGAGATACAAAAATTTCAGATCATCTAAGTGTTCTCAATAATATCGTGTCAGAACTCGAGGCTATTGGAGTGAAGGTTGAAGATGAGGATAAAGCACTGAGGCTCATATTATCTTTGACATCTTCCTATGAGCATATGAAGCCCATTCTGATGTATGGGAAAGAAACCCTGAAGTATGCGGATGTTACTGAGAAGCTATTGTCTGAAGAGAAAAGACTGGGTAGTAGCCGTCAAACTTCGTCAGAAGGAGCGGTTTTAATATGCGGGAACGGGAAGAAGAAGCACTCACAGAAGATTCCTGTATGGAAGTGTGGACAATCTGAGCATGTCAAGAGAAATTGTCCAGGTGGAGCAGATTCGGCAAGCAGCTCCAAGACAACTAACAATGTCGTCGTCGTTGACGGTGATGATTTATTTTGAAGTTATGTCATCCCTATGGTATGCCCGCGCTACCATGAAAGGGGATGCAATTTGTTAGCGGGTTCACGGACTTACACATGGGCATTGGGTTGGCATAGATGCAAGATGTGTAGTGAAAAATTGATGTTGATGGCTGATGAACTTCCGGGTATGCCAAGCGGGGAAGTTGCACCATAAATTTTCAGCAGGTTTTTCAACATGTGCCGAGAAGAAATTCTTAGAATGGTCTATTCTAAGTGGAGATACT
It encodes:
- the LOC110915449 gene encoding MDIS1-interacting receptor like kinase 2 → MKSIPLHQLFLLPIMRSSMFLTIALVLTSFSNLSLATAEEVSNLRITNEASSLLKWKSSLDKQSQSFLSSWVGSNPCYDWIGIGCSNTTTDGENVVTSIRLSNSSLRGTLGDLDSLSLRNLESLDLSLNSLSGIIPQRIGNLNSVKFLNLSCNQLTGLIPSSIGNLTNLHYLYLDNNTLSGSIPSELGRARDLIDLTLSKNLLNGTIPFSFINFSRIERIEINDNNISGSIPEYFANYTHLERLNLGKNNFSGVIPSELGKRSALVHLKLFMNNLIGPIPRDMNLTKMEVFAVSRNMLSGQLPHNICVSGRLTQLCACYNRFSGSVPKSVKNCSSLVRVRLQNNQLTGNISDDFGIYQELDYINLSYNKLYGEVSSNWGFCPKLTSLQISNNNLSGKLPIELGRATGLGELYLSSNHLVGKIPKSLERLSSLMKLYLDDNSLSGTIPSELGSLDNLEVLNLAKNSFTGLIQEKLGECLKLRSLNLSGNRFEGVIPVHLSKLDKLEFLDLSENSLIGYLPPQLGGLKALETMNLSHNSLIGSIPATFIQMLSLTTVDISFNQLEGPLPSMRAFEEAPMEALRNNKLLCGYNTGLDCRVERRNQDNENKFLKVMLTIVVPSLGCMLLLVVIISSIFFYLHKRNPNGTSRPQEIEAKPFTIWSYDGKMVYENIINAIDDFDPKHIVGVGGFGTVYKAELLSEVFAVKKFHASEDDKMHNFKSFEAEIRTLTEIRHQNIVKLYGFCLHPRHSFLVYEFLVGGSLRMVLNDMKRAVEFDWEKRLMVVNGVANALSYMHHDCSQPIIHRDLSSNNVLLDSDWVAHVSDFGTARVLDQDSSNWTSFAGTVGYVAPELAYTMEVSEKCDVYSFGVLALEVIMGKHPGDFLTVSPDMKGTSFIEILDQRLPSPSEQLAKQLELLVEVALSCLQKNPHSRPSMREVSLGLSV